In one window of Posidoniimonas corsicana DNA:
- a CDS encoding ArnT family glycosyltransferase — protein sequence MSSLQASFHCLAQLLDKPRIAWRVVLGLLIVHTGLLMYSAFVHSPTLNEPGHLVAGLSHWKFGRFELYRVNPPLVRMVAALPVIAVGYEEDWSGFYDGPGARPVFGMGEDFVAANGPRTLYLTMIARWACIPFSWLGAIVCYLWGRDLYSRSAGLVACFIWCFEPNILAHASLITADAHATALGLAACYTFWRWLKKPTWVQAALTGVVLGLAELAKTTLILFYPLWPLLWLAYRWQDRAAMTARAWAREAGMLAIRMAIGLYVVNLGYGFEGSFTQLNQFQFVSNLFTGEAPPAPETRISNPAPTTRFSNTWVGELPVPVPKNYLLGIDIQQKAFERNGRPSYLRGEWRNNGWWYYYLYAGLIKVPVAALLLAFLAAMLWLKQRVAPTADRTLPKAPRDELVLLFPTLLIFCVVSSKTGFSEHFRYALPAFPFLFIWIGGIFRDSDRNSLHTEFDRAKEYALITSRAARRLRVPLRWITPAVMLAWLSASSLWIYPHSLSYFNETVGGPLNGAKHLLGSNLDWGQDYYYLESWCVTNPDLRLDLTENAVTYHPADCFIAISNATSYSLLCDLKDVAVLRVLNASAITRLNILSETGTEPRNRRRGRALRSQTGYGLTVLAPWSATGEYGIAD from the coding sequence ATGAGCAGCTTGCAAGCCAGCTTCCATTGCCTCGCCCAGCTACTCGATAAGCCGCGGATCGCATGGCGGGTGGTACTCGGGCTGCTGATAGTGCACACGGGCCTGTTGATGTACAGCGCCTTCGTGCACAGCCCCACGCTCAACGAGCCGGGACATTTAGTGGCCGGCCTCAGCCACTGGAAGTTCGGGCGGTTTGAACTGTATCGGGTCAACCCGCCACTCGTGCGAATGGTGGCCGCGCTTCCCGTAATCGCGGTGGGCTATGAAGAAGATTGGTCCGGGTTCTACGATGGCCCCGGCGCTAGGCCCGTGTTTGGCATGGGCGAGGACTTTGTCGCCGCCAACGGCCCGCGGACGTTGTACCTGACGATGATCGCCCGCTGGGCGTGTATCCCGTTTAGCTGGCTGGGCGCGATTGTCTGCTACCTGTGGGGGCGAGACCTCTACAGCCGATCCGCGGGACTGGTCGCCTGCTTTATCTGGTGCTTTGAGCCAAACATCCTCGCCCATGCGTCGCTAATCACCGCCGACGCCCACGCTACGGCGCTAGGTCTTGCCGCCTGTTACACGTTCTGGCGATGGCTCAAGAAGCCCACCTGGGTGCAGGCAGCGCTGACGGGCGTGGTGCTTGGACTGGCTGAGCTGGCCAAGACAACGCTTATACTGTTCTACCCGCTCTGGCCGCTGCTGTGGCTCGCCTACCGCTGGCAGGACCGCGCGGCCATGACCGCTAGGGCATGGGCTCGCGAGGCTGGCATGCTCGCGATTAGGATGGCAATCGGTCTGTACGTGGTGAACCTCGGCTACGGTTTCGAGGGCAGCTTTACCCAGCTCAACCAGTTTCAGTTCGTAAGCAACCTATTCACCGGCGAAGCCCCCCCGGCACCCGAGACCCGAATCTCAAACCCCGCCCCCACCACCCGCTTCTCCAACACCTGGGTCGGCGAGCTACCCGTCCCCGTTCCCAAGAACTACCTGCTCGGCATCGATATCCAACAAAAAGCGTTCGAGCGCAACGGCCGCCCCTCGTACCTGCGGGGCGAGTGGCGAAACAACGGATGGTGGTATTACTACCTGTACGCGGGACTTATCAAAGTCCCCGTAGCAGCGTTGCTGCTCGCGTTTCTCGCGGCAATGCTGTGGCTGAAACAGCGAGTAGCGCCGACTGCCGATAGGACACTGCCGAAAGCTCCCCGCGATGAACTGGTTCTGCTATTTCCAACGTTGCTCATCTTCTGCGTCGTAAGCTCTAAAACCGGCTTCAGCGAACACTTTCGTTATGCGTTACCGGCGTTTCCGTTCCTCTTTATTTGGATTGGGGGCATATTCCGCGACTCAGATCGTAATTCTCTTCACACAGAATTTGACAGAGCGAAAGAGTACGCTCTAATAACCTCACGTGCGGCCCGCCGCCTTCGAGTTCCGCTTCGATGGATCACACCCGCCGTGATGCTCGCCTGGCTCAGCGCGAGCAGCTTGTGGATTTATCCACACAGCCTGAGCTACTTCAACGAGACCGTTGGTGGACCACTGAATGGGGCGAAGCATTTACTTGGGAGCAACTTAGATTGGGGACAAGACTACTACTATCTCGAGAGCTGGTGTGTGACGAATCCCGATTTACGCTTGGACCTAACGGAGAATGCCGTAACCTATCACCCCGCCGACTGCTTCATAGCGATCAGTAACGCTACTTCCTATTCTCTGCTGTGCGATTTGAAGGATGTAGCCGTACTGCGTGTCTTGAATGCTTCCGCTATTACACGACTGAATATACTAAGTGAGACCGGTACAGAACCACGTAATCGCCGACGAGGTAGAGCGTTAAGGTCCCAAACTGGTTATGGCTTAACCGTGCTTGCGCCTTGGTCGGCTACAGGGGAATACGGGATCGCGGATTGA
- a CDS encoding DUF1559 family PulG-like putative transporter — MRLQSGFTLVELLVVLAIIGVLVGLLLPAVQMARESARRSTCTNNLKQLALAIKLHEQTHGTFPTGGWGPDWVGDPDRGYSPKQPGGWIYNVLVYLEAQEVRDLGHGASAQDKRLAASTLLASPLNVLHCPSRRPASLYPYAGPPQLQNADPPLAVAKTDYAVSTTIAHERSEVIASEIQLQRGLSKSVFVAEKTVSPSHYLDGNAEGDQLSAYVGSCSDLARSVEGVPSLDSGGDAVGLGGPHPGGCVTAYGDGSVRLVPAGQQFESAR; from the coding sequence ATGCGGCTGCAGAGTGGCTTCACCCTTGTTGAATTGCTGGTGGTGCTGGCGATTATTGGAGTGCTTGTCGGGTTGCTGTTGCCAGCTGTTCAGATGGCACGCGAATCTGCTCGGCGTTCCACCTGCACTAATAACCTGAAACAGCTCGCACTGGCGATCAAATTGCACGAGCAGACTCACGGGACATTTCCCACAGGGGGGTGGGGCCCGGACTGGGTCGGAGATCCGGATCGAGGATACTCGCCGAAGCAGCCCGGGGGCTGGATTTACAATGTGCTCGTCTACCTAGAGGCTCAAGAGGTCCGAGACCTGGGCCATGGCGCTAGTGCACAGGACAAACGCCTCGCCGCCTCAACGCTCTTAGCGTCTCCGCTCAATGTCTTGCACTGCCCGAGCCGAAGGCCCGCGTCACTCTATCCCTACGCAGGCCCTCCGCAGCTGCAAAACGCCGACCCACCATTGGCGGTTGCGAAGACGGACTACGCGGTTAGCACAACGATCGCCCACGAACGTTCTGAGGTGATAGCTAGCGAGATCCAACTCCAACGAGGTCTGAGCAAATCGGTGTTTGTGGCGGAGAAGACTGTTTCTCCGTCGCACTACCTGGATGGAAATGCCGAGGGGGACCAGCTTTCCGCCTATGTGGGAAGTTGCTCAGATCTCGCGAGAAGCGTTGAGGGGGTGCCGTCACTCGACTCCGGGGGCGATGCAGTCGGACTCGGTGGCCCCCACCCGGGTGGTTGTGTTACTGCCTACGGAGACGGTTCTGTTCGGCTAGTCCCAGCCGGGCAACAGTTCGAGTCGGCCCGGTAG
- a CDS encoding DUF1559 family PulG-like putative transporter has product MGTKCRNAISLVEVLIVIAIIAVLVQLLLPAVESSREAARRAACKNNLRQLGLAVQMHHDTHSAMPTAGWGWAWIGDPDRGYGEKQPGSWAYQLLPYMENQTAHDISAGLRGEAKRDALAELAATPVKLLYCPSRRLPRATPNVGPPISDIDESAPDMHWYNATKSEKCARMDYAANVGDTFVYWSEGPNPESAEKGDGFFNFMTAGDRREVSVKDVTGVVIQRHPFSFAQVTDGLSKTIFAGEKPITIEAYKAGWNGNDDQPCWNGDDLDTTASTRYQPRRDTSVEETTAGGIPFGSAHPDSMHVLFCDGSVQAISYSVESEAFRAFGNRRDTLTVTSDNSP; this is encoded by the coding sequence ATGGGCACCAAATGTCGAAACGCGATCAGCCTCGTAGAAGTTCTCATCGTGATTGCAATTATCGCGGTGCTCGTGCAGCTACTTCTTCCGGCGGTTGAGTCTTCCCGGGAGGCCGCGCGACGAGCGGCTTGCAAGAACAACCTGCGCCAGCTTGGTCTGGCGGTCCAGATGCACCACGATACCCACTCGGCGATGCCGACCGCAGGGTGGGGATGGGCGTGGATTGGCGATCCCGACCGCGGGTACGGAGAGAAACAGCCTGGCAGCTGGGCGTACCAGCTCCTGCCCTACATGGAGAACCAGACTGCGCATGATATCAGCGCAGGATTGCGTGGCGAGGCTAAACGTGACGCACTCGCTGAATTGGCCGCCACACCTGTCAAGCTTCTCTACTGCCCCTCCCGACGGCTCCCGCGGGCGACGCCGAATGTTGGCCCTCCCATCTCGGACATCGACGAGAGTGCTCCCGACATGCACTGGTACAATGCGACCAAGTCGGAGAAGTGCGCCCGGATGGACTACGCCGCAAACGTCGGTGACACGTTCGTCTACTGGAGCGAAGGCCCAAATCCCGAGAGTGCAGAAAAGGGCGACGGGTTTTTCAACTTTATGACGGCCGGCGACCGGAGAGAAGTTTCGGTTAAAGACGTGACCGGGGTTGTTATCCAGCGCCATCCATTCTCTTTCGCGCAGGTTACTGACGGCCTCAGCAAAACCATTTTTGCTGGAGAGAAGCCGATCACGATCGAGGCGTACAAGGCGGGCTGGAACGGGAACGACGATCAGCCTTGCTGGAATGGCGATGACCTCGACACGACGGCCAGCACCCGATATCAACCACGCCGCGACACGTCGGTGGAGGAAACGACAGCCGGGGGGATCCCTTTTGGCAGCGCCCACCCAGACTCGATGCATGTGCTCTTCTGTGACGGCTCGGTTCAAGCGATCTCCTATAGCGTGGAATCGGAGGCGTTCCGGGCCTTCGGGAACCGGAGGGACACGTTGACTGTCACGTCGGACAACTCTCCGTAG
- a CDS encoding MauE/DoxX family redox-associated membrane protein: MPEFAASNPNKAFPDRLPSVWTAVRVPVGVLLIASALLKATSPWESVLLESAYNVPQWAILLAIQAEIALGAALLWGAWPSQTRRAAQATFLVFAAFSAYRAIIGAESCGCFGLIKVNPWWTLGLDVVVLGALNLGRPETDRRHPRATRLAVVSYAVVGGLCLALAVLVAPSKAHANPLLKDIGGMTLLEPEEWVGRPFPLSEFIEPSRQLATGEWVVLLYHHDCPKCQAARPKYEALAAQNAASAGPFVLLVEIPSYGTDQAMPNPNYARLTDRREWFVQAPIEITLRDGAVTNASLDLPSIQHAIP, encoded by the coding sequence ATGCCTGAGTTCGCCGCCAGCAACCCTAACAAGGCGTTCCCAGATCGACTCCCATCGGTGTGGACGGCCGTCCGCGTGCCGGTTGGCGTTTTGCTGATTGCCTCTGCGCTTCTCAAGGCGACCTCGCCCTGGGAGTCGGTGTTGCTGGAGTCCGCGTACAACGTGCCCCAGTGGGCTATCTTGCTGGCTATTCAGGCAGAGATCGCCCTGGGGGCCGCCCTGCTATGGGGCGCCTGGCCCAGCCAGACGCGGCGAGCCGCCCAAGCCACGTTCTTGGTGTTCGCCGCGTTCTCTGCGTACCGAGCGATTATTGGCGCCGAGTCGTGCGGCTGCTTCGGCCTGATCAAGGTCAACCCGTGGTGGACGCTGGGACTAGATGTTGTTGTGTTGGGCGCACTAAACCTTGGCAGGCCGGAAACCGACCGTCGCCACCCGCGCGCGACCCGTCTCGCGGTTGTCAGCTACGCAGTTGTTGGCGGCCTATGCCTAGCGTTGGCAGTCTTGGTCGCCCCCAGCAAGGCTCATGCAAACCCGCTGCTGAAAGACATCGGCGGGATGACGCTGTTAGAACCGGAGGAGTGGGTCGGCCGGCCCTTCCCGCTAAGCGAGTTCATTGAACCGTCTCGCCAACTCGCTACCGGCGAGTGGGTTGTGCTGCTCTATCACCACGATTGCCCCAAGTGCCAAGCGGCCCGACCTAAGTACGAGGCGCTGGCTGCCCAGAACGCAGCTTCCGCAGGCCCGTTCGTGCTACTCGTCGAGATTCCGTCGTACGGCACGGACCAAGCGATGCCTAACCCTAACTATGCAAGGCTCACCGACCGCCGCGAGTGGTTCGTGCAGGCGCCAATCGAAATCACACTCCGCGATGGCGCCGTCACGAACGCCTCGCTTGATCTGCCAAGTATCCAGCATGCCATCCCCTGA
- a CDS encoding carboxylesterase family protein: protein MDEQSATGTQYLLYLPDAYSPEGQPWPLVVYLHGSGLRGRDLDLVASEGPPRLAREGEPLPFILASPQCPQNQSFDPKMVRSLVEHVVEQHQIEREKIYLTGYSMGGFGTWQAAAAYPDLFAAFAPLCGGGNPDEAESLAQTPVWAFHGDQDKVVPLEQTTLMTEAVTNAGGEVTLSILPGMGHAICDDVYSDRSLFDWLLTHRKRVPLEAEVAK, encoded by the coding sequence ATGGATGAGCAATCCGCAACTGGAACGCAATACCTGCTCTATCTCCCCGACGCATACTCCCCAGAAGGGCAGCCTTGGCCGTTAGTCGTCTATTTGCATGGCAGTGGGCTTCGAGGCAGGGACCTCGATCTTGTGGCGAGCGAAGGCCCCCCACGATTGGCACGAGAGGGCGAACCACTTCCATTTATATTGGCTTCGCCCCAATGCCCCCAAAATCAGTCCTTTGACCCAAAGATGGTTCGGTCTCTAGTCGAGCACGTTGTCGAACAACACCAAATAGAACGGGAGAAGATCTATCTCACGGGCTACAGCATGGGGGGATTCGGAACGTGGCAGGCGGCAGCCGCCTATCCAGACCTCTTTGCCGCATTTGCTCCATTGTGCGGCGGCGGCAACCCAGACGAAGCTGAGAGCTTGGCCCAAACGCCGGTCTGGGCGTTCCACGGCGATCAAGACAAGGTCGTTCCTCTCGAACAAACTACGCTAATGACAGAGGCGGTCACCAACGCCGGTGGAGAAGTCACTCTCTCGATACTCCCTGGAATGGGCCACGCTATTTGTGACGATGTCTACTCCGATCGCTCGCTGTTCGACTGGCTGCTCACGCACCGCAAACGGGTCCCTCTTGAAGCTGAGGTGGCAAAGTGA